The following nucleotide sequence is from Allocatelliglobosispora scoriae.
GGCCGCGCAGGCGGAGCAGTCGCTGGAGTCTTCACCGGACCGGGTCGGCTCCACAGCCACCGACGCGTCCAGGGACTTGACCTTCAGATCGCCCTCAAAGGGGAACGTGTCCCAACCGACAAAGGGCGGCAGGGGCAGGGAGGAGTTCGCGGGGGTGTTCGACACCAGGGGAGATTATCGAAGCCTCGCCCTGGTGTCGCCCCCATGGCGACACGATCGTGCACCAAGCACCCGATCAGGCCAGATATTCGGAGATCAATACCACTGTGCGTGAGCGCAGTTTCACGTGAAACCACACTATCCACAACCCCCAGGCCGAGCCTGTGGATAACTTTGTGGAAGAAACTAGGCACCAACGGATGAGGCTCCCCCCGTCACCCCCGATAGCGCCGATCGTTTGGCGCGGATCGCAGCGTGTTTTACGTGCTCACGATCGGCTTCGGAGCGTAATCGACGATTGACCGTGTCGGCTGTTTCACGTGAAACGGGGCTGGGGACATCCGCGCGAGATCTGTGGATAACTTAATCAATCATGTGGGTAACCTCGTGGATACTGTGCGTATTAGCAGGTCGGCGGCCATTCATCTGATCAATTTCCGCAGCCTGTGGATTACGGTGGGGGAACAGGCCGCGATACCGAGGGTTTGAGGGGCCGGCTAGGTGCCTTGTCGAGGTCCTCGGCCGGGCCGACATCGGTACCGAGGAGCCCTCACCGGGCACCGGGCACCGGGCACCGGGCACCGGGCACCGGGCACCGGGCACCGGGCACCGGGCACCGGGCACCGGGCACCGGGCACCGGGCACCGGGCACCGGGCACCGGGCACCGGGCACCGGGCACCGGGCACCGGGCACCGGGCACCGGGCACCGGGCACCGGGCACCGGGCACCGGGCACCGGGCACCGGGCACCGGGCAGGAACTCAGATTCGACCTCGGAGTGACGGAGTGACCCGGTGTCGGCTCGCCAGAATCTCGGCGCGTTGATAGCGATCGGTGTACTGCCGCTAGCGCCGAGACCGGACGGTACCCGTCGCAGCAACAAACCGAGCTCGACAACCGCGGTGAGGCTGACCTTCGACGCACGGCCGAGCGAGCGTTGAGGTTAGAACGACGCCCCTGATATCCGGCGCCTGTTGACCCTCAGTCTGGTCGCGACAGTCTTGTCGCGACGCAGTTATCGAACGCGCCCCGGTCGAGGCGGCAGGGCATTGGATTCCTCACCGCTGCGGCTGAAGGCTGGATGGAACAGAAGAGTCCTGCCGTCGGCACTCGACGAAGTCGGTGCCTGCGTATTCGGAGATACGTGGGGCGGCTGAGGGGAGCGCGGGGGGTGACAGCCCACACCTTCCTGGCGGTGGAGGTTCGACCGGGACGCATATTGGGTAACAGCCCAGCCGCCACGACATCGCGCAAGTCGGAAAGACAGCCAGCGCGTCGACCTTAAGAGCGGCGGTGTGCGCCCTCCGTCAGTCTTCCTGATCACGCGACTCGGATGCCCGGCTACCACAAGCTCGCGACGTAGCCAGAGCCAAACACGACGCTACAAACGGGTTGGCGATGTCCGCCCATCGCTTAGGCGAAGGACCGAATGGCCACGAGGCTATGCGGACGCCCAGTGCCGTTCCGCTGCCACGGGTGACGGTGTCAGATGTGGCCAACCGTCGGCTCCCGCTCCGCTCGGCCGGGCTCGTCGGTGCGCCTCATGGTTTGGTTGACTCACCTCTGATCAACCTGCTTCGGTTCAGAACCGATCACGGCTATGCCGAGTCAGACGCAAGAAGCCGGCGACAGACGGCGTTCGGTGTCGAGCCATGCATACGCGGCTCCTCACTCCGACCCATCACTCGACCGTCCTGTCGGCAGGACGATGGCGAATCCGAGTCGACGGCTCGGCGTCAGCCAGAACCGATCTTCGCTGTTTCACGTGAAACAGCGTCCTATGCTCTGGGGGTGATACGCCAGGCACACGTCGAAGACTCCGCCGCCATCGCTTCACTGAAGGTACGCGCTTGGCGGGCGGCGTATCCGGGGATCCTTCCTCAGGAGCGACTGGATGCACTGGATCCCGTGGGGGAGTCAGGTGACTGGGCAGAGTACATAGCCCTCATCCCCTCGACGCACCGACTGTGGGTATGCGAAGGGCCGGATGGCGTCATCGGCTTCTGTCGCACAGGGCCCGCCGAGGACGACCGCAATCTCGGTCCGGACGCCGCTGAGATCTACGGCTTGTACGTGGACCCGGATCACCTCGGTGAAGGATGGGGACACCGACTCTTCAGCCACGCGATCAGAGATCTCACCGATCGCGGACTCGCCCCGATCTGCGTCTACTACTACGAGTCCAACACGACGGCCCGACGCTTCTACGACCGAGCCGGGTTCGTCGCCGACGGTGGTTACCGTCCCGACGAGGACGGACTCGGCATAGTCGAGGTACGCCTCGTCCGCCCCACCACGTAGCGCCGTCAGCCACGGATCGCGCGGGCCGTTCCCCGAATCGCGATCCGGGGAACGGATACTTCGTGCGACGCTGGCTCGCACTCGGACTTCAACCGCTTCGGACACCGGTCCGCTATCAGCAATGTCGACAACCACGGACACCGCATGGGCCTCAACGAAATTGCGGGCGCCCGTCCTCGCCGATCGGACAGGACGGATTGTGCGCGACTTCTCCGGCGTGCCCGCCCGGATACGCAAAGTATCCGGAGTAGCCACCCGACTCCATCGGCTGCGGATCCTTGGGCACAGTGGCACCCGCAGCGGCCGCAGTCACGACGGCCCCATCCGCATCCTCTTCGCTCTCGAGGTTGATGGCGATGGCGACTCCTCGGTACCCGGACGGCATCGACTCACGCATCGGCACACAGATCGTCACTCGATAGAGCGCGAGGATCGCCCGGGCAGTCTGGAGAAGCTCACGCCGTCCGCAGTCGAAGCAGAGAGCGGCCACCCAAGTGCTCGACGGAAGTCGGTCGCGCGCTTAGATCCGCCACGCCAGCGTCACCAACTCAGCCTCGCCAGTCCTGCGGTCATATCAATCGCCGCGACCGCCGCCGCTATCGCCTCAACCGCGGCCGGTGCCAGACTCTTTCATCAAGGTCTCCCGAGTCGGAGACGAATCGAGCCCCCACGTCGGGCCGACAGCACCCGATGATCTTCGCTGTTTCACGTGAAACAATCCAAGATCCATGAAGCTAGAGCCTTGGCGCGACCGTGAATTGGCGGCTGGCAAAGCACACGGTGCCGCCGTGTGCGCCTTTGGACACAAGGCGACGAGCAACTCCGCCGGCACCAATAGGACGGACACTCTAGCCCTTGGCGGTATCCCGCTCCCGCGGCTCAGGAGCGACACCGCGGCTATCAGATGGGCACCGTCTGCCTCTCGCGCC
It contains:
- a CDS encoding GNAT family N-acetyltransferase, with translation MRTPSAVPLPRVTVSDVANRRLPLRSAGLVGAPHGLVDSPLINLLRFRTDHGYAESDARSRRQTAFGVEPCIRGSSLRPITRPSCRQDDGESESTARRQPEPIFAVSRETASYALGVIRQAHVEDSAAIASLKVRAWRAAYPGILPQERLDALDPVGESGDWAEYIALIPSTHRLWVCEGPDGVIGFCRTGPAEDDRNLGPDAAEIYGLYVDPDHLGEGWGHRLFSHAIRDLTDRGLAPICVYYYESNTTARRFYDRAGFVADGGYRPDEDGLGIVEVRLVRPTT